A genomic region of Candidatus Cybelea sp. contains the following coding sequences:
- the tsf gene encoding translation elongation factor Ts yields MISYQPKADEIKSLREATSAPMMDCRQALVDAAGDFERAKAVLLERGAAQAAKKAERVANEGLITSYVHAGGKIGVLVEVNSETDFVARNPKFAELSRDIAMHVAAMSPQYLDRQSVPVEIVDRLREEFRAAIPAGKPPDVGEKIVQGKLNKWFEEHCLLDQAFVKDDSLSIGDLLHRSIGALGEKIKVRRFTRYTLGD; encoded by the coding sequence TCGCTCCGTGAGGCGACCAGCGCGCCGATGATGGACTGCCGCCAGGCGCTCGTCGACGCGGCCGGCGACTTCGAGCGCGCAAAAGCGGTGCTGCTCGAGCGCGGCGCAGCGCAGGCGGCCAAGAAGGCCGAACGCGTCGCCAACGAAGGCCTGATAACGAGCTACGTTCACGCCGGCGGCAAGATCGGCGTCCTCGTGGAGGTGAACAGCGAAACCGACTTTGTCGCGCGCAATCCGAAGTTCGCGGAACTCTCGCGAGACATCGCGATGCACGTCGCGGCGATGTCGCCGCAGTACCTCGATCGCCAGAGCGTCCCGGTCGAGATCGTCGATCGGCTGCGCGAAGAGTTCAGGGCCGCGATTCCGGCCGGCAAACCTCCCGACGTCGGCGAGAAAATCGTGCAAGGGAAGCTCAACAAGTGGTTCGAGGAGCACTGCCTGCTCGATCAGGCGTTCGTCAAGGACGACTCGCTGAGCATCGGCGATTTGCTGCACCGCAGCATCGGCGCGCTCGGTGAAAAGATCAAAGTCAGACGCTTCACCCGATATACACTCGGTGACTGA